One genomic segment of Nonomuraea coxensis DSM 45129 includes these proteins:
- a CDS encoding YciI family protein — MIVGKGNAVTEAGELPPQELVDAMHAYNEALAKAGVLLAAEGLLPSSEGAQIAYSGGRASVLDGPFAESKELIAGFWLIQVKSREEAIEWALRVPVPPGHDGIGLDVWRVFDPSDPLDETLPEEERDRALHAHLRGDVPGA, encoded by the coding sequence ATGATCGTGGGCAAGGGCAACGCCGTGACCGAGGCCGGTGAGCTGCCTCCTCAGGAACTCGTCGACGCCATGCACGCCTACAACGAGGCGCTGGCCAAGGCCGGGGTGCTGCTGGCCGCCGAAGGGCTGCTCCCCAGCTCCGAGGGGGCGCAGATCGCCTACAGCGGAGGGCGGGCGAGCGTGCTGGACGGGCCGTTCGCCGAGTCCAAGGAGCTGATCGCCGGGTTCTGGCTGATCCAGGTGAAGTCGCGGGAGGAGGCGATCGAGTGGGCGCTGCGGGTGCCGGTGCCGCCCGGCCACGACGGCATCGGGCTCGACGTGTGGCGCGTCTTCGACCCCTCCGACCCGCTCGACGAGACGCTGCCGGAGGAGGAGCGCGACCGGGCCCTGCACGCACACCTGCGCGGCGACGTCCCCGGCGCCTGA
- a CDS encoding aldehyde dehydrogenase, protein MEFFGHVIDGAEVASASGETFASVDPYTREPWAEAALGGPAEVDLAVAAARRAFDEGPWPRMGRAERGRLLHRLADLVLANADRLGLADTRDMGKPITQSRGHDVPRAAANLRFFADHARLTPAEALPMDSGHHAYTRYEPVGVAAAVAPWNFPLMLETWKIAPALAWGNTVVLKPAEDTPASATLLARLALEAGLPPGVLNVVHGYGPDAAGQALTEHPGVDRITFTGESATGRAISAAAARNLVPVSLELGGKGGNAVFADADLDNAVSWSLRAIFTNAGQVCLAGSRLYVQRPVFEEFLARFTAAAGAMRLGDPKSDGTEIGPLASETHYRKVRGYVETVAAEGGTVHAGGLGDGWFVRPTIVTGLPAAARHQREEIFGPVVTVTPFDTEDEVVALMNGTRYGLNAMLFTESLSRAHRVSARLRAGTVWVNCFFVRDLRAPFGGVGDSGVGREGGTFSREFFTEPKAVVMQID, encoded by the coding sequence ATGGAGTTCTTCGGGCACGTGATCGACGGCGCGGAGGTCGCGTCGGCGAGCGGCGAGACCTTCGCCAGCGTCGACCCCTACACCCGCGAGCCGTGGGCCGAGGCCGCGCTCGGCGGCCCGGCCGAGGTGGACCTCGCCGTCGCGGCGGCGCGGCGCGCGTTCGACGAGGGGCCCTGGCCGCGCATGGGCCGCGCCGAGCGCGGGCGGCTGCTGCACCGCCTCGCGGACCTCGTCCTGGCGAACGCCGACCGGCTCGGCCTGGCCGACACCCGCGACATGGGCAAGCCGATCACGCAGAGCCGCGGCCACGACGTGCCGCGCGCGGCCGCCAACCTCCGTTTCTTCGCCGACCACGCCCGCCTCACCCCGGCCGAGGCCCTGCCGATGGACTCCGGCCACCACGCCTACACCCGCTACGAGCCGGTCGGCGTGGCCGCCGCCGTCGCGCCGTGGAACTTCCCGCTCATGCTGGAGACCTGGAAGATCGCGCCCGCGCTGGCCTGGGGCAACACGGTCGTGCTCAAGCCCGCCGAGGACACGCCCGCCTCCGCGACGCTCCTCGCCAGGCTCGCGCTGGAGGCGGGCCTGCCGCCCGGCGTGCTCAACGTCGTGCACGGGTACGGCCCGGACGCGGCCGGGCAGGCGCTCACCGAGCATCCCGGGGTGGACCGCATCACGTTCACCGGCGAGTCGGCGACCGGCCGCGCCATCTCGGCCGCCGCCGCCCGCAACCTCGTCCCGGTCAGCCTGGAGCTCGGCGGCAAGGGCGGCAACGCCGTCTTCGCCGACGCCGACCTGGACAACGCCGTGAGCTGGTCGCTGCGCGCCATCTTCACCAACGCCGGGCAGGTCTGCCTGGCCGGCTCCCGCCTGTACGTCCAGCGCCCGGTGTTCGAGGAGTTCCTGGCCCGCTTCACCGCCGCCGCCGGGGCGATGCGCCTCGGCGACCCCAAGTCGGACGGCACCGAGATCGGGCCCCTGGCCTCCGAGACCCACTACCGCAAGGTGCGCGGCTACGTCGAGACCGTCGCCGCCGAGGGCGGCACCGTCCACGCGGGCGGCCTCGGCGACGGCTGGTTCGTCCGGCCGACGATCGTCACCGGCCTGCCCGCCGCCGCCCGCCACCAGCGGGAGGAGATCTTCGGCCCGGTGGTGACGGTGACGCCGTTCGACACCGAGGACGAGGTCGTGGCGCTCATGAACGGCACCCGCTACGGGCTCAACGCCATGCTGTTCACCGAGAGCCTGTCGCGGGCGCACCGCGTCTCGGCCCGGCTGCGGGCGGGCACGGTCTGGGTCAACTGCTTCTTCGTCCGCGACCTGCGCGCGCCGTTCGGCGGGGTGGGCGACTCGGGCGTGGGGCGCGAGGGCGGCACGTTCAGCCGCGAGTTCTTCACCGAGCCGAAGGCCGTCGTCATGCAGATCGACTGA